In Fluviicola taffensis DSM 16823, the following are encoded in one genomic region:
- a CDS encoding riboflavin synthase — translation MFTGIIETLGTIVAIEKDQSNVHFTVESTITHELKIDQSVAHNGCCLTVVKLDGDSYVVTAIQETLDKTNLSDWEVGSKVNLERCMLLGARLDGHIVQGHVDTTATCSAIEDLNGSWKYTFHYDFDQPTVAKGSITVNGVSLTVVDSEKGLFSVCIIPYTQEHTNFHAFKVGTKINLEFDIIGKYVARLMEQHKA, via the coding sequence ATGTTTACAGGTATTATCGAAACCCTTGGAACCATTGTTGCAATTGAGAAAGATCAAAGCAACGTTCATTTCACAGTAGAATCTACGATTACTCATGAATTAAAAATCGATCAAAGTGTGGCTCACAATGGGTGTTGTTTGACGGTCGTGAAACTAGACGGAGATTCGTACGTGGTAACTGCCATTCAAGAAACTTTAGACAAAACAAATCTAAGTGATTGGGAAGTGGGTTCGAAAGTAAATTTGGAACGTTGCATGCTTTTAGGTGCTCGTTTGGACGGACATATCGTTCAAGGTCACGTGGATACAACGGCAACATGTAGTGCGATTGAAGATTTGAATGGAAGTTGGAAATACACGTTCCACTACGATTTTGATCAACCAACTGTAGCAAAAGGTTCTATTACTGTAAATGGAGTAAGCCTTACTGTTGTTGACTCCGAAAAAGGCTTATTTTCTGTTTGCATTATTCCATACACGCAAGAACATACCAATTTTCATGCTTTCAAAGTGGGCACAAAAATCAATTTGGAATTCGACATTATTGGGAAATATGTCGCTCGTTTGATGGAGCAACACAAAGCTTAA